A part of Syntrophorhabdaceae bacterium genomic DNA contains:
- a CDS encoding OB-fold domain-containing protein gives MDEPLRHVFPGIFEDSKNPRLIGGHCSDCKRKFFPKPLVCPYCLGPVEATPLSRKGVIYSFSIIRVKPPFGLPQPYPVGFVDLVEDGLRIVTLLDPSKTGELAIGKDVHLMVVPLGVDAGGQPCLRYYFTPA, from the coding sequence ATGGATGAACCTTTAAGACATGTATTTCCAGGCATCTTTGAGGACAGCAAGAATCCAAGATTAATCGGAGGACATTGTTCTGACTGCAAGAGAAAGTTTTTTCCTAAACCTCTTGTATGTCCCTATTGCCTGGGACCTGTAGAGGCCACACCGCTTTCAAGGAAAGGTGTGATATACAGTTTTAGCATTATCCGGGTAAAACCACCATTCGGTTTACCACAGCCCTACCCGGTAGGATTTGTCGATCTGGTCGAAGATGGTCTTCGCATAGTGACCCTTCTCGATCCTTCAAAGACCGGGGAGTTGGCTATCGGGAAAGACGTTCATCTCATGGTGGTGCCACTGGGTGTGGACGCCGGCGGACAGCCTTGCTTACGGTACTACTTCACGCCGGCGTGA